Sequence from the Burkholderia sp. GAS332 genome:
ACGTCGCACCCTGTTCCGGGCCCACGACGTGGATGATGCCTTGCCTCGTGTCACGAATGCCGTAAGACCGGATGCCAAATTCATTGCAGTTCTTGTCGAGTTGCGCGACCTGGATCCGTGAAAGCGGGTCCGCGATCGCGTCGATGCTGGTCCGCTCAGCCGCCAGCGTGGGCACATTGTGATCGGCTACCGCGAGCACCGTGTCGGGCCGCCACGGGGTGCGGCCGGACAGGCGCATCGACTCGAACGCTTGCGGGCTGGTGACCTCATAGACGAGCTGACGGTCGACATACAGGAGCGTCGGGCCATCAGGTGTTTCCGACACGACGTGGCTTTGCCACAGCTTGTCGAACAACGTACGGGGCGTAGTCGCGGGCTGCATGAGGCTGTCTCCATCCATTCATATGAAAGAATGCTTGCTTGGCCTGCCAGCTATGTCCGGCAAGGCTGCTTGTCTATGGAGACTTATTCTCCTCGCGCGATCCCGTGAGCGGAATGCAACAGTGTGGAACCCAGCTTTCGCGGAACGCGAAAGCGCGCCGTGCGTCAGCGGGCCGAGGCTTGGGTCGCCTCCGGCGCCGCGTGGGTCAGATGGTCGACGAGCAGCCGCGCCGGTTTCCTCAGCGCTTTCAGATCGCGAGCGCAGATGAGCAGTTCGCGGTGAGCCCAGTCTTCCGCGAGGTCGATCTTGTGCAAGTCCATCGACTTCAGGTGCGGGCGTACCGCGGCGTCGGGCAGCACGGCAATGCCGAGCCCGGCGGCAACCATCAGGCACATCGCATCGAAGCTACGGACCTGAATGCGCAGTTTCAATTGTCCGCCCGAAAAAGCGGTAGCGGCCTGAAGGCGTTTGGCAAGCGAGGTATTGCGCGACAGGCTGACGAAGTCGAACTCCAGCGCGTCGACGAACGATACTGGCTCGCGCCGGGTCAGCGGATGGCCGCCGGGCACGACCAGGACCAGATGGTCGTGGCGATAGGGCATGGTCTGAAGGCCGAGCGTGGGCATCTGGTCGGCCATGATGCCGAAATCGGCCGCGCCGTCCACCACAGCGAGAGCAACCTGTTCGCTATCCTGTTCTTCCAGTTCAATGCGGATTTCCGGATTGCTGGCATTGAACGCCGCGATCTCCGACGGCAGGAACTGCGTCACCGCCGACGTGTTGGCCCACAGCCGAACGACCCCCACGACGCCGGCCGCATAGTCCGACATATCGGCCGTCATCAGGTCCACGTCGTTCAGAATACGCTGCGCGTGAAGCTTGAGCGCCTCACCCGCCGCGGTGAGCGTAATGCCGCGTGAGTGGCGTTCGAATAGCTCGGCACCGATTGTGGATTCGAGATCCGCTATGCGCTTGCTCGCGGCGCCGATCGCCAGGTGGGCGAGTTCGGCGCCCTTGCTGATGCTGCCGCTTCGAACAATGAGTGCGAAAAGCGAGAGTGAGACGAGATCGAGACGATGAAGGTTCATGTTCGGCTGCTCCGGCCGCTGTCACCGCTCCATTATGGGGCACGGCCTATTCTGTTCGCTCTCGGTGTTCGCTCGGATTTTAGGCGACGGGTCTTCGGCCGCTGCGGATGCTCGCGACTCATCGTTGCCCGCGCGATTCTGAATGCGCCTGCCTTTTTGCGCCTGCCTTTTGTCCGATATTCATCCGCTTCCTCCGAATATCGTGGATTAGACTATTTTTAGCTATGCGACTTTAAAGCGTGGCCGACTCACGAAGTCACCATTGCGCGGGCTTTCGTGCACCCCTTCTGCACGTGTCTGCCGCCGCCGAGCGAAAAATGCCTGCTTGGTGAAGCGTTTCGCCATTCCTTACTTCGGCCTACACCTAGGTTTTCCCGCCTCACACTCCGGACCAGCCGGCCGCACCGACGGCCCCTCGTTCGCTCATCGCTTGCTCCGCACATGGCGGCAGCGAGGTATTACCGCGGCGATTTTTTAATTTTATTTGTTTGAATCGAGCGCCTGATCCCGCCAGGCAATAGGCCCCTGCGCGCTGCGATGTTAAGCGCCTGATTCGGTGACAAGGAGATGATCATGAAGATCAAACATTTAAGCATGTTGTCAGCAACCGCCGTTGCACTTCTCTCGCTCAGTGGCGCCGCGCAGGCCGGCGGCCCCGGCGGTCCCGGCGGCCTATGCTCCAACGCAACGCTAAAGGGACCGTATGGCTTTACCGGTCACGGAGAAATTCTCGGATTGATAGGCCCGGATAATCTGGTGCATGCGTTCGCCTCCCCGTCGATCCTTGATGACGTCGCCCTGGTGACGTTCGACGGCGCAGGTCATTTTTCACGCACCGACTTCGGGCTTATCGGCGGGCTGCCGAAAGG
This genomic interval carries:
- a CDS encoding transcriptional regulator, LysR family, whose translation is MNLHRLDLVSLSLFALIVRSGSISKGAELAHLAIGAASKRIADLESTIGAELFERHSRGITLTAAGEALKLHAQRILNDVDLMTADMSDYAAGVVGVVRLWANTSAVTQFLPSEIAAFNASNPEIRIELEEQDSEQVALAVVDGAADFGIMADQMPTLGLQTMPYRHDHLVLVVPGGHPLTRREPVSFVDALEFDFVSLSRNTSLAKRLQAATAFSGGQLKLRIQVRSFDAMCLMVAAGLGIAVLPDAAVRPHLKSMDLHKIDLAEDWAHRELLICARDLKALRKPARLLVDHLTHAAPEATQASAR